The DNA region CCGCTGCCTCCAAGGGAAGGGAACAGTGCAAGCCAGTGGTTTGTGGTGAGGGTGCCTGCCAACATGGAGGACTCTGTGTGCCCATGGGTCATGACATCCAGTGCTTCTGTCCCGCCGGATTCTCCGGACGTCGTTGCGAACAGGACATCGACGAGTGCGCCTCCCAACCCTGCTACAACGGTGGTCAGTGCAAGGACCTTCCTCAGGGCTACCGCTGCGACTGTCCAGCTGGTTACTCCGGCATCAATTGCCAGGAGGAGACCAGTGACTGTGGAAACGATACCTGCCCCGCCAGAGCCATGTGCAAGAATGAACCGGGCTATAAAAATGTGACCTGCCTGTGCCGCAGTGGCTACACTGGAGATCAGTGCGATGTAACCATTGATCCCTGCACAGCGAATGGTAATCCTTGCGGAAATGGAGCTAGTTGCCATGCCCTAGAGCAGGGTCGCTACAAGTGCGAGTGTGTCCCAGGATGGGAGGGCATCCACTGCGAGCAGAACATCAACGACTGTTCGGAGAACCCCTGCCTGTTGGGCGCCAATTGTACGGATCTAGTCAACGACTTCCAGTGTGCCTGCCCACCAGGATTCACTGGCAAGCGATGCGAGCAGAAGATCGACCTCTGTCTCTCGGAACCCTGCAAGCATGGCACCTGTGTGGACCGACTCTTCGACCACGAGTGCGTCTGCCATCCGGGCTGGACGGGATCGGCCTGTGACCAGAACATCGACGACTGCGAGAACCGACCCTGCGCCAACGAGGGAACCTGCGTGGACCTGGTCGATGGATACAGTTGCAATTGTGAGCCCGGCTACACGGGCAAGAACTGCCAGCACACCATCGACGACTGTGCCTCCAATCCCTGCCAGCATGGAGCAACCTGTGTGGATCAGCTAGACGGATTCAGCTGCAAGTGCCGTCCTGGTTATGTGGGTCTCTCCTGTGAGGCTGAGATCGACGAGTGCCTGAGTGACCCCTGCAATCCCGTGGGCACGGAACGCTGCCTCGACCTGGACAACAAGTTTGAGTGCGTCTGCCGCGATGGATTCAAGGGACCGCTGTGCGCTACCGATATCGATGACTGCGAGGCACAGCCCTGCTTGAACAATGGGCTCTGCCGGGATCGCGTCGGTGGCTTCGAGTGTGGCTGTGAACCTGGTTGGAGTGGAATGCGCTGCGAGCAGCAGGTTACCACTTGTGGAGCGCAGGCTCCTTGCCAGAATGACGCCAGTTGCATTGACCTGTTCCAGGACTACTTCTGCGTGTGTCCCAGTGGAACGGATGGCAAGAACTGCGAAACTGCCCCAGAACGCTGTATCGGCGATCCTTGTATGCATGGTGGCAAGTGCCAGGACTTCGGTTCCGGCCTGAACTGCAGTTGTCCTGCGGATTACTCTGGTATCGGTTGTCAGTACGAATACGATGCTTGCGAGGAGCAGGTCTGTCAGAACGGAGCTACCTGCGTGGACAATGGAGCTGGCTACAAATGCCAGTGCCCTCCTGGCTTTACTGGACACAATTGCGAACAGGACATCGTGGACTGCAAGGACAATTCCTGCCCTCCAGGCGCCACCTGCGTGGATCTGACCAACGGCTTCTATTGCCAGTGTCCGTTTAACATGACCGGCGATGACTGCCGAAAGGCCATCCAGGTGGACTACGATCTGTACTTCAGCGATCCTTCGCGATCCACGGCTGCCCAGGTTGTACCCTTCCCCACGGGAGAGGCCAACAGCTTGACAGTGGCCATGTGGGTGCAGTTTGCCCAGAAGGACGACCCCGGTATCTTCTTTACTCTGTACGGCGTGGAATCCGCTCGGATGACCCAACGCCGCCGAATGCTCCTCCAGGCTCATTCCAGTGGTGTTCAAGTTTCCCTGTTCGAGGACCAATCTGATGCCTTCCTGAGCTTCGGAGAGTACACCTCCGTTAACGACGGACAGTGGCATCATGTGGCCGTAGTCTGGGATGGAATCTCCGGACAACTTCAATTGATTACCGAAGGTCTGATTGCTAGTAAGATGGAATACGGAGCGGGTGGCACTCTGCCTGGGTACCTCTGGGCAGTGCTGGGACGTCCTCAGCCCTATGGTCTTACCAACGAGCTGGCCTACTCGGATTCTGGCTTCCAGGGCACCGTTACCAAGGCTCAGGTTTGGGCCCGAGCCCTCGACATCACCTCGGAGATCCAGAAACAGGTGCGCGACTGCCGATCTGAACCGGTTCTCTATCCTGGTCTCATCCTCAACTGGGCGGGATATGAAGTCACATCCGGTGGAGTGGAGCGCAATGTGCCCTCCCTCTGCGGACAACGCAAGTGTCCTGTGGGCTACACTGGAGCCAATTGTCAACAATTGGTAGTGGACAAGGAACCACCAGTAGTGGAGCACTGCCCCGGAGATCTGTGGGTGATTGCCAAGAACGGATCCGCGGTGGTCACCTGGGATGAGCCGCACTTCAGCGACAACATTGGCGTGACCAAGATCTATGAGCGCAATGGACACCGATCAGGAACCACCCTACTTTGGGGCACCTATGACATCACCTACATTGCATCCGATGCAGCTGGAAATACTGCCTCCTGCAGCTTCAAGGTTTCTCTGCTTAGTAAGTATTGGGGTAGAGTCTTTTTTGagaatttttattaatttcattaACACTATTTTACAGCCGACTTCTGTCCAGCTTTGGCGGATCCTGTCGGAGGATCGCAGGTGTGCAAGGATTGGGGAGCTGGTGGACAGTTCAAGGTCTGCGAAATTGCCTGTAATACCGGTCTGCGATTCTCGGAGCAGGTGCCCGAGTTCTACACCTGCGGAGCCGAGGGCTTTTGGCGACCCACGCGGGAACCCTCCATGCCACTGGTCTACCCATCCTGCTCACCCTCGAAGCCCGCCCAGCGTGTGTTCCGCATCAAGATGCTCTTCCCCTCGGATGTGCTTTGCAACAAGGCTGGTCAGGCGGTGCTCCGTCAGAAGGTCACCAACTCGGTTAATGGTCTCAACAGGGACTGGAACTTCTGCTCTTTTGCCATTGAAGGAACAAGGTTTGTTTTAGTTTTGCTTCTGAGGGAAATCCATTTCTTATTCAATTTTACAATCCAGGGAATGCAAGGACATCCAGATCGATGTGAAATGCGATCATTACCGAGCTGCCCAGAACAACCGAGTGCGTCGCCAGTCCAAGGATGGTGGAGTCTATGTAATGGAGGCGGAACTTCCAGTGGTCAAGTAAGTAGTTGCATGATACCCTAAAAATCCAACATCTAGCATGTCCTGATATCCGTCGTTTATACCCGTGTACACTGTGTATATGCTATATgtgttttgtgtgtgtttgttaACCAAATTTGCAGCGAGGAGGATGACGATCTGACTTTGACGGGTCGCCAGGGACGCCAACAAACTGGCGGCGATACATACACCCTGGAGATAGCCTTCCCGGCTGTAAAGTATGTCTAGCACTCCTTTGTTGGTTCACCTTACGAATAACCAAATCCGACAAATTGCACCCGATCTGCCCAGCATCAAATCTGCACCCAGTACTACCAACAACCAGTCTCAGTCTCAGTCTAATCCAACATCCATCCAATCAAACCTAATGCTTGTCTAACCTCATGTTACATGTCTATGCGTTCTAACCCAATGTTAAGGCTTACTTATCAATGTCCAGAACAAGTAATGTTAAGTGTCACAAAAGTTAAACCAAGGATAAAGAATACACTACAACTTTAAAAACatgcttttaaaatttatcagAGATCcatacaatatttttattatattttttaaaaatgttaagaaaatagttatattttaatctaaactaaatatttgaaatgttCATGATTATAGAACATCATTGTGATTCTTAACTTACAACTCTTAATCTGGACATTAccatgttttttaatttaattcggTTTAGAAAATGTCGTTTAACCCTAACTAATTAACCTTGTTTCTGTTACCCTCCAGTGATCCTGTGGTGCACACATCGACTGGTGAACGATCTAGTGTCAAGCAATTGTTGGAGAAGCTCATCCTTGAAGACGATCAGTTTGCAGTGCAAGAGATTCTGCCCAACACAGTTCCGGATCCAGCTTCCTTGGAACTGGGCTCGGAGTACGCTTGTCCAGTGGGCCAGGTGGTGATGATCCCCGACTGTGTGCCCTGTGCCATTGGAACCTTCTACGACAGTGCAAACAAGACGTGTATAGCTTGCTCCCGCGGAACCTACCAGTCGGAGGCTGGGCAGCTGCAGTGCAGCAAGTGCCCGGTGATCGCCGGAAGACCAGGAGTGACCGCAGGACCAGGTGCCCGCTCAGCGGCTGACTGCAAGGAGCGCTGCCCGGCCGGCAAGTACTTCGATGCGGAGACGGGTCTGTGCCGCTCCTGCGGCCATGGATTCTATCAGCCCAACGAAGGATCCTTCGGCTGTGAGCTGTGTGGCCTGGGACAGACCACTCGCTCCACGGAGGCCACGTCGCGCAAGGAGTGTCGCGATGAGTGCAGTTCCGGCCAGCAATTGGGAGCCGATGGACGCTGTGAGCCCTGCCCACGTGGCACCTACCGCCTGCAGGGCGTCCAGCCATCCTGCGCTGCCTGTCCGCTGGGCAGGACGACGCCCAAGGTGGGCGCCAGTTCAGTGGAAGAGTGCACCCTGCCCGTCTGCTCGGCGGGTACGTATCTGAACGCCACCCAGAACATGTGCATCGAGTGCCGCAAGGGCTTCTACCAGTCGGAGTCACAGCAGACCGCCTGTCTGCAGTGTCCACCCAATCACAGTACAAAGATCACCGGAGCCACCTCGAAGAGCGAGTGCACCAATCCCTGCGAACACATTGCCGAGGGCAAGCCGCACTGCGATGTGAATGCGTACTGCATCATGGTGCCGGAGACTTCGGACTTCAAGTGCGAGTGCAAGCCTGGCTTTAATGGAACGGGAATGGCCTGCACGGATGTTTGCGACGGCTACTGTGAAAACTCGGGTGCCTGTGTCAAGGATCTTAAGGGAACGCCCTCTTGCCGCTGCGTTGGCTCCTTCACGGGACCTCATTGCGCCGAACGATCCGAGTTCGCCTACATTGCCGGTGGCATCGCCGGAGCGGTGATCTTCATCATTATCATCGTACTGCTCATTTGGATGATCTGCGTGCGCTCCACGAAGCGCAGGGATCCCAAGAAGATGCTGACGCCAGCGATTGACCAAACCGGATCGCAGGTGAACTTTTACTACGGCGCCCACACGCCCTACGCGGAGTCCATCGCGCCCTCGCACCACAGCACCTATGCGCACTACTACGACGACGAGGAGGATGGCTGGGAGATGCCCAACTTCTACAATGAAACATACATGAAGGATGGTAAGTTATAACAAGATAAGTCTTagttaaaattaaatccaTTATCCAAAAAAAAGCAAGTAATGATTACACGATCCCACTTTTTCTTCACACTTCCTGAAGATGAAAGATTCTTGATATCAAGACGAATGTGCTCTCGACTTTATATTGTGGAATGAGAACACTTAATCTCGATATTGTGAATTTAAGATATAACCGATCCTGGCTCACCATTTAAATCCTCTTATTCTTACTCATTTGAGAAGTAACGTTCTTGAAATCAAGACGAAAGTGCTCTACTTTGTTTTTCGTCTCTCAGTCTTTCAGCATTTACCATGATACGCCTATCAGAAcactatacatttttaaaatcaatcaaaatattaaatcctatttatctttaatatttaaacaggTCTGCATGGCGGCAAGATGAGTACATTGGCCAGGTCCAATGCCTCGCTCTATGGAACTAAAGAAGACTTATACGATCGACTGAAACGTCACGCCTACACAGGCAAGAAGGGTAAGTCTTACATATAACTTTAAAGTATCCCAATATTAAAATATCCGATCTATTTCTTGCAGAAAAGAGTGATAGTGATAGCGAAGTGCAGTAAAACAACGAGTCGCGATTTAGAAGAGATAAATTACAGATAACAAAGCTGCTTTAATGTAAAATGTGGTCATAAATAGAGAACGGGATGCAGCGGCAAACTCACTGTCAGAACAGTGAACCAACACTGCCCCCAAAAATACTCACTGGAGAGCCTTGCATTGAATCAACGTAATAACTGCGACATCGCTTTCGATCCAACTTCAGTACCAATCTCAATCTCGGATATTACGTGGCTTAATGCAAGGCTTCGAGAGCTGCTTGAAAACGCGAGACGAGACAATAAATCTTAAATTAGTAATTCCCATATGTGCTCTTTAGGTATGCAAACTACATGAAATTAAGTCGAACTTATGCCTAATATAATGAatgaaatattgttttaatcTTAAGTATTATTTACCTATACAAGAAACTCGAAAATACCATGCTTGACGCGGTACCAAATTGCAATACATATatactaatatatatatacatatatatatagaaacgTAGATTTTTCCAACCATATAGATTGTCCAAGCTTGTTGAACAAATTCGCGAGTGCTGTAAAAAGCAAATCAAATATAGTCgttattttgtaatttaataaaagcaatttaattattatgtatgacaattaattttataaattttcttgtataaaataaaagaaacaaaCGAATCTAATTGAAGACGAGGTACCAGTTGTTCTAATTTATTGGCGAGGGAGTTCGACGTTGCGATTGATGTGACTCACGAATGTCCTTCCACGACGCTGCTTGCGAATGAGGTCCTTGTGCTTTTGAAGAGTCGGCACGATGTTTTTTAGCTTCTTCTTTATACCTCTTGGATTTTGGATGATATACTTAAGAGACTCGTTCACTCGCAAATGTACCTTTGTCTGGACCTCAAAGAAGCAGTCGTGCAGCAAATGGAAGTGGTCGGTTGCATGTCCGGCAAATGCGAGGATCAGAAAGGACAGAGGCACAGTAACGCTGCCCACCCAGTAGTTCTCGTACTTGTAATAATTATACTCAGACACGAAGCCCGTTCCGATCAGTATTGTCTTGATCAGCAGAAAACAACCATTCTCGACTGTCTTCCAGATGACTTGTACGGCAATCTCCAATAGAAGAAAAGCCACTGCCAACTCGTAGATACGTTTGAGGACTCTCGGCATAATTTGAAGACGCCGGGGAATGAAGCAGTTGTCCCATATTAGATCCATCGCAGCAAGACCAACAACCAGAGAGGGTAACTGTAGCCTTGGAATATCCGATCTCTTTGAAGACCAAGCTAGGTAATGCATCACGTGGCACAGGCCAGCAACGAGAACACACTCCAAGGAAGTCATTCTTGTACTTGACGCACTTCTATTCAACTTTGAATTTGCAATGAACGATTTGGAAAGGAATCCAAATTTAATAGATGTATTTTTActaaaatagatttttaaaaagtgaATGATAGTATTTCAAATGATACTacgattatttttatttggttttaaaCAACGTTAGTAATATTACACTATCATTTTTGTTTACTACTTGCCTATTAAAAAATGGAAatcagaaaaacaaaacacatttgtttttatattttctttgacaaaataaaatgtgATAAATAATCCAATCTTCGCAGTGATTTTTGGGAAATGCTACATAGgaatatcaaataaaataaatatacattgggAATGTTCTATCACGTTTTGGGACTTAATTTTAAGTCTTTAGATGGCTTACATCTCAAAAGTCGGATAAACTTAAATGGATAGTTTCTATAAGGCCCTAAATAACGTGTAAAGTAAACCAAACTACGAATTTGAAATTACGTTAAGGGCCAGTCAATCGATTAATATTTATCGATTATTTCTTTCCTTCCCAACACTTTTTTATCTGCCCACTACGCAATCTGGCGCTCATTTTCAAAAGAAGGTAAAGTAATAGGcgctttaatttaaatatatatataaaacttgGAAAATTGAAACGGTGTAAAATTGCTTTATATGAGCATATTTATTTGGAAAATAGATTTAATTTCAGGCACTCAGTGCCAATGCGTTGGGCGATTTTGAACAGCGTTGCACGATATGTACATATCAGCCGGAGTCAAATCGGTTGTTTCTGGTCATTTGTTTAAATTCtaatttcaattttcaaaACGGTGGCCTACTCCTTGCGAGATAGGTAGATCAGACTGATAGCCAGGCTGCAGAATAGTATGGGATAGCTGAGCTTCAGGAGTTTGCGACTGACAAGGCGTCGATAGTAACTGAATGACTTGCTAGTCTGCTTGTCGGCCAAATCGGTTTCCTCCTCAAACTCGGTTTCGGTTTCCATTTCCGCTTCCTCATCTGTTTCCGCCGCCTCCGTTTCCTTCTCCTTCACAATTTCACTATCGTCTAGGACTGGCTCTGCCTCGGTGACGTTCTCTTGGGATCCAGACTGCAAGAGCTGACGCAGTAGCTCCACATTGTGCTCGGGATCGAACAGTTCCTCCAAGGGAACCATCCGGCGATCGCTCTCCACCGATCCATCTAGCGAGGGACGGGAGGTCAGTCCCATCTCCGAAATGGTGGACATGTTCTCATCCGCTGGGCGCGGAAATTTCAAACCCATTGGGCTTCTCTCGAATTGCTCCCTGAGAAGTCGGTCCTCTTCGGTTTCGCAACCCCCACCAATCGCCATTTCAAGCTCGTCCATTAGGGATTCGGGTACAGACTTTTCAGGTTCTTGGACCACTGATTCCTCGGTGGGCTCTTGGAGAACTATCTGCGGATCATCAGGGGCTGGCTCATGGGCCAGTTTCTCAAAAAGTTCCAGCTCTTCCCCTTTTGCAGCTTCCTCAGTCACAGATTCTTCTTTCGCCGCACATTCTTCTTGCTTCAGCTGTAGATTGTCCACTGATAGTTCTTCATTAGTCGGTGGTTCTTCAGAAACGCTGGGTTGTTTCTGCTGGGTTTCATCAGCAGAAAGCTGTTCCATATCCAGGCCAGACTTCTCGGGGATATTTCCGACCTCTGGGGTTATGTTGTGGTTTTCTTCCCCCGGTTCGACCTGGTATTGGTCATTATCGAGCTGCAGATCCTGCATATCCATATCATCTAGGGCCACTTCGGCCTCCATTTCGGCAACGACTCGTTGAAGTTCCTTGAGAGTCTGCTCCTCAGCCCGTCGAAGTTCTATTTCACTGCTAGTGCCCGGAATCCTGTCGAGAATCGTCTGCAGTATGGGACTGGGTCTGACCGACAATGGGGTCTCGGGCAACTCGGACATCGAGGACTCCATCTGGATGCCAGAGTCGTTGGTCAGCTGATGGTCCTCCAAGGAGTTGTGTACTTTGGGATCTGGAACCAGCACTGAGCTGTACATTCGGCTGCTAATCTGATGATGGCTACCACTAGGACCCATATAAATGGGAGCCGGAATCCTAGTCATCTTGGTCACCGAACCGCGCGAAGAACGCAGATCAGTCTCCGATGAGGGAGTAGCCACCGCATCCATATCGTTAttagatttaaaatttaatggcCCCCGTTCCTCCGAATTCTTAACGTTTTTGGTGTTCTCAGTCTTCTTCAACTCGTCCTGGGATCGAGTCTCTTGGACTTCGCAGCTGGCCATCGTTGCTATCTGGATGCTCGAATGAATTCAACTCAATTTGGAACAACACAACACATTCCCAAGCTCTCTGCTCGTACTTACCCTTAACAAATTTTAGCAAGACTGACTGAATTTAACCCGGTTAACTAGTTTCACCGCTCTGTATGTTTTTACTGTTTGCGTTATGTATTTTCCCTTCTATCGCCAATGAAAATGTTCCCTAGCGTAAGTGTGTTCGCCTAACTGAGACAAGTCGACTAACTGAAATTGACAATTGGTCTTTTTCTGATTTATACAGAGTCATGACCAACTTGATGGGTGGCCTTTTTTCG from Drosophila subpulchrella strain 33 F10 #4 breed RU33 chromosome 2L, RU_Dsub_v1.1 Primary Assembly, whole genome shotgun sequence includes:
- the LOC119548657 gene encoding uncharacterized protein LOC119548657, producing the protein MTSLECVLVAGLCHVMHYLAWSSKRSDIPRLQLPSLVVGLAAMDLIWDNCFIPRRLQIMPRVLKRIYELAVAFLLLEIAVQVIWKTVENGCFLLIKTILIGTGFVSEYNYYKYENYWVGSVTVPLSFLILAFAGHATDHFHLLHDCFFEVQTKVHLRVNESLKYIIQNPRGIKKKLKNIVPTLQKHKDLIRKQRRGRTFVSHINRNVELPRQ
- the LOC119547176 gene encoding uncharacterized protein LOC119547176 — encoded protein: MASCEVQETRSQDELKKTENTKNVKNSEERGPLNFKSNNDMDAVATPSSETDLRSSRGSVTKMTRIPAPIYMGPSGSHHQISSRMYSSVLVPDPKVHNSLEDHQLTNDSGIQMESSMSELPETPLSVRPSPILQTILDRIPGTSSEIELRRAEEQTLKELQRVVAEMEAEVALDDMDMQDLQLDNDQYQVEPGEENHNITPEVGNIPEKSGLDMEQLSADETQQKQPSVSEEPPTNEELSVDNLQLKQEECAAKEESVTEEAAKGEELELFEKLAHEPAPDDPQIVLQEPTEESVVQEPEKSVPESLMDELEMAIGGGCETEEDRLLREQFERSPMGLKFPRPADENMSTISEMGLTSRPSLDGSVESDRRMVPLEELFDPEHNVELLRQLLQSGSQENVTEAEPVLDDSEIVKEKETEAAETDEEAEMETETEFEEETDLADKQTSKSFSYYRRLVSRKLLKLSYPILFCSLAISLIYLSRKE